A region from the Arachis ipaensis cultivar K30076 chromosome B01, Araip1.1, whole genome shotgun sequence genome encodes:
- the LOC107645542 gene encoding protein FAR1-RELATED SEQUENCE 5-like translates to MNQTYVPKVGMCFGTIEDANQFYQNYAKRVGFVTKIRFTRRVGKDKVPKNQMITCNREGKRKSRVSPIEKTNPRTNYNCPARISIRLNKEGLWIISKVCLDHSHPCDPEMTKLLTRNREMTMHMCRVIERNDEAGVRPSKTYQVLMGEAGGFSKINLMEKDVRNYLSRKVRNVTEEMDAREMLKYFTRMKDMNSDFYFDIELDQNKRLKTIFWADARSRAAYEYFGDAVSFDTTYKTNRYDMPFGSFVGVNHHGNSMLLGCGLLTKENPGSFTWLFNAWLTCMHGKAPKGIITDQCLGIRAGIENVMPETRHRLCIWHITKKILEKFKRHKRYEELQSDLNNIVWESISEDDFQNQWEDFLIEYDPEDNKWLSDIYEERHRWVPIFLDNFFWAEQQEREADVEDYKSIIPYATNSLIEKQFQGAYTNAKFKEVQKQFRKKANCILHLMKAVSTSKVYSILEDVSTSKERVYEVNYNAETKDITCMCQMFESRGILCRHSLVVLGHERMREIPRRYILDRWSKLVKRRHSDIKSSHDPMSKAHVANSSSNANELDNLLTLEDGGKDGGKDVLSIFVGGCIISIQDIKSPPYVSTKGRPTNRLRSEKDKMIKKKTDAKKRKSEITEKEDNQLIRDSQSLSFNEQVHPILQDANYHVNEGFESDSMGGSMGGFMSLLNSIHSYQFSNVD, encoded by the exons ATGAATCAGACA TATGTGCCCAAGGTTGGCATGTGTTTTGGAACCATTGAAGATGCAAATCAATTTTATCAGAATTATGCCAAGCGCGTTGGTTTTGTTACTAAGATAAGGTTTACCCGAAGAGTTGGTAAAGATAAGGTTCCTAAGAATCAAATGATCACTTGCAATAGGGAGGGAAAACGCAAGTCTAGAGTTTCACCAATAGAAAAGACCAACCCTAGAACCAACTACAATTGCCCCGCAAGGATTTCTATTAGGTTGAATAAGGAGGGTCTTTGGATTATATCGAAGGTGTGTTTGGATCATTCACATCCTTGTGATCCAGAGATGACAAAACTGTTGACACGTAATAGAGAGATGACTATGCACATGTGTCGAGTCATTGAGAGGAATGATGAAGCAGGTGTGAGaccaagcaaaacatatcaaGTATTGATGGGTGAAGCGGGGGGTTTCTCTAAGATAAACTTAATGGAAAAAGATGTTAGGAACTATCTCAGCAGAAAGGTACGCAATGTTACGGAAGAAATGGATGCTAGGGAGATGTTGAAGTATTTTACACGGATGAAGGATATGAACTctgatttttattttgatattgaACTTGATCAAAACAAGCGTCTCAAAACTATATTTTGGGCTGATGCTCGAAGTAGAGCAGCATATGAGTACTTTGGAGATGCAGTTTCATTTGATACTACTTATAAAACCAATCGTTACGATATGCCATTTGGTTCCTTTGTGGGGGTTAATCACCATGGTAACTCAATGCTTCTTGGGTGTGGTTTGTTGACAAAGGAAAATCCAGGCTCGTTTACTTGGTTATTTAATGCTTGGCTTACATGTATGCATGGAAAGGCTCCTAAAGGCATTATAACAGACCAATGCCTCGGAATACGAGCTGGAATTGAGAATGTGATGCCAGAGACACGTCATAGGTTATGCATTTGGCACATTACAAAAAAGATTCTAGAAAAATTCAAAAGACACAAGAGATATGAAGAGTTACAaagtgatttaaataatattgttTGGGAGTCTATTTCAGAAgatgattttcaaaatcaatgGGAAGATTTTCTGATTGAATATGATCCAGAAGATAACAAGTGGCTATCAG ATATCTATGAAGAAAGACATCGATGGGTTCCAATTTTTCTTGACAACTTTTTTTGGGCTG AGCAACAAGAAAGGGAGGCTGATGTTGAAGACTATAAATCAATAATACCTTATGCCACTAATTCCTTAATAGAGAAGCAATTTCAAGGTGCCTATACTAATGCAAAGTTTAAGGAAGTACAAAAGCAATTTAGAAAGAAAGCAAATTGTATTTTGCACCTTATGAAAGCAGTTTCTACATCTAAAGTCTATTCTATTTTGGAGGATGTATCTACTTCTAAAGAGAGGGTTTATGAAGTTAACTACAATGCAGAAACGAAGGACATTACATGCATGTGTCAAATGTTTGAATCAAGAGGCATATTATGCCGTCATAGCTTGGTTGTCCTAGGGCATGAACGCATGAGAGAAATTCCAAGAAGATACATTTTGGACCGTTGGAGCAAACTTGTGAAGCGAAGACATAGTGATATTAAGAGCAGCCATGATCCAA TGTCAAAAGCACATGTTGCTAACTCATCATCTAATGCCAATGAGTTAGATAATTTGCTTACATTAGAAGATGGTGGTAAAGATGGTGGTAAAGATGTATTGTCCATTTTTGTAGGAGGCTGTATAATAAGCATTCAAGATATTAAAAGCCCTCCTTATGTTTCCACTAAGGGTCGTCCAACAAATAGGCTAAGATCTGAAAAAGACAAGATGATAAAAAAGAAGACCGACGCAAAGAAGAGGAAAAGTGAGATAACCGAAAAAGAG GATAATCAACTTATTAGAGATAGTCAAAGTCTCTCTTTCAACGAACAGGTTCATCCAATA CTTCAAGATGCTAACTACCATGTTAATGAGGGATTTGAATCTGATTCAATGGGAGGATCAATGGGAGGATTCATGTCCTTATTGAACTCAATCCATTCATACCAATTCTCAAATGTCGATTGA
- the LOC110265085 gene encoding uncharacterized protein LOC110265085, with amino-acid sequence MDENPILSTSSFCSFQYYYYDSSAFNVMCLTFDTPEHSGSLSVQAKEKKELRVVGGTGSFAFARGIAVISQTGGGQSTHENGVAASYHVKLQLQFLKLYHNKPLLTTEIIT; translated from the exons ATGGATGAGAATCCCATTTTATCAACTTCAAGTTTTTGCTCTTTT CAATATTACTATTATGATTCATCTGCATTCAATGTCATGTGTTTAACCTTTGACACTCCAGAACATTCTGGAAGCTTAAGTGTTCAGGCTAAAGAAAAA aaagagttaAGGGTTGTTGGAGGGACAGGTTCTTTTGCATTTGCTCGTGGCATTGCGGTAATTTCTCAAACAGGTGGTGGGCAATCTACTCACGAAAATGGTGTTGCTGCGTCTTATCATGTTAAACTTCAGCTTCAATTTCTAAAGCTCTACCACAACAAACCTCTACTAACAACTGAGATAATAACTTAA